The following proteins come from a genomic window of Miscanthus floridulus cultivar M001 chromosome 2, ASM1932011v1, whole genome shotgun sequence:
- the LOC136538625 gene encoding uncharacterized protein, with product MQQMAMPSFAVTSPPSHGGTLSALHARHSQRLHKRRVRCQVRAVAQTQLQYQKLGDSDLLISEVTLGTMTFGEQNTEKEAHDIIAYSFDQGINILDTAEIYPVPVNKETQGRTDLYIGRWMQSKPRDKIILATKVAGYSERSAFLRDNAEVVRVDAANIKESVEKSLKRLSTDYIDLLQIHWPDRYVALFGEFSYNPTKWRPSIPFEEQLKAFQELIDEGKVRYIGVSNETSYGVMEFVHAAKTQGLPKIVSIQNSYSLLVRCHFEVDLVEVCHPNNCNVGLLAYSPLASGVLTGKYLDVNTDISKSRLNLFPGYMARYNASLAKEATLEYVKLAKKHGLTPVQLALGFVRDRPFTASSIIGAITMDQLKENIDAFTSTPRPLPQEVLDGIEDLFKRYKDPAIL from the exons ATGCAACAAATGGCCATGCCATCGTTCGCCGTAACCTCCCCTCCATCGCACGGCGGCACCTTATCAGCGCTCCATGCTCGTCATTCTCAAAGATTGCACAAGAGGCGCGTTCGCTGCCAAGTCAGGGCAGTGGCACAAACACAGCTGCAGTACCAGAAACTGGGAGATTCTGACCTGCTTATCAGTGAGGTCACTCTTGGGACG ATGACTTTTGGCGAGCAAAACACAGAGAAGGAAGCACATGATATTATCGCTTATTCTTTCGATCAAGGCATCAATATCCTAGACACAGCGGAAATT TACCCAGTCCCAGTCAACAAGGAAACTCAAGGGAGAACTGATCTTTATATTGGCAGGTGGATGCAATCAAAGCCACGAGACAAG ATAATTTTGGCCACCAAAGTTGCTGGTTATTCTGAGAGGTCTGCATTTCTTCGTGACAACGCAGAAGTGGTGCGTGTTGATGCTGCCAATATCAAAGAAAGTGTTGAAAAGAGCCTTAAACGCTTGTCTACAGATTACATTGATTTGCTTCAGATACACTG GCCAGATAGATATGTGGCACTATTTGGTGAATTTAGTTATAATCCAACCAAATGGAGGCCAAGCATCCCTTTTGAGGAACAATTGAAGGCTTTCCAGGAGCTAATTGATGAAGGAAAG GTTCGCTATATCGGTGTTTCGAATGAGACCTCATATGGAGTAATGGAGTTTGTACATGCTGCAAAGACTCAAGGCCTTCCAAAGATCGTGAGCATCCAGAACAGTTATAGTCTACTTGTGAGATGCCACTTTGAAG TTGATCTTGTTGAAGTTTGCCACCCAAATAACTGCAATGTTGGACTGCTTGCCTACTCCCCATTGGCTAGTGGGGTTCTCACTGGGAAGTATCTTGATGTTAACACTGACATCTCAAAGAGTAGGCTAAATCTCTTCCCTGGATACATGGCACGCTACAATGCTTCTTTGGCTAAA GAAGCAACATTAGAATATGTAAAGCTTGCCAAGAAGCATGGGCTAACTCCAGTCCAGCTTGCCCTTGGCTTTGTGCGTGACCGTCCATTCACTGCTAGCTCCATCATTGGAGCAATCACCATGGACCagttgaaggagaacattgacgCGTTTACCAGCACTCCACGGCCTCTACCACAAGAAGTTCTTGACGGCATTGAGGATCTTTTCAAGAGATATAAAGATCCGGCAATCCTCTAG